The following are encoded together in the Lathyrus oleraceus cultivar Zhongwan6 chromosome 3, CAAS_Psat_ZW6_1.0, whole genome shotgun sequence genome:
- the LOC127126097 gene encoding uncharacterized protein LOC127126097 isoform X2 — translation MNTLKKINSESTELPDCIISHIFSLLSLKNLVKTSALSKQWYHEWGLRKDLTFDLHNMFDYSTVPELPTTLPPFQQIQFQFAASLYNFMQTYPGDMISSIRVKFPLGIDHTYAIDGLIHKGVLKGANRIELLFACETDFNIQPYKFLFPFLSGPNSLTYLHLQNCHLAATMEFSGLKNLRTLVLTIVPVKQNMLHYLFFNCIHLENFSLNQCLFLSDLKITSPSLLHLNINCGPIISWRNIDIIASKLLSIEFSSDCNYDRSLRMVNIKSHMLFKFSYKCGNISNLVDFSGLRNVTTIEFDGLRECLQSEVITHLFSECLQLQDVTFKECKIKCDMKISGSRMENVYNFGTIARLHLLEDLTMHLGLSQISELRKDLVRFQNLRQLKLFIVGAYKPERDYLWILDIAMASPHLQKLSLTIINGNSKTSHMVGSQRQREHVRFIHKELKYVELHGCVCSITVIELASHLLRSATLLKQITFSSRHNFYIGAGRWTLDFDGCCWFERNFIHEHLKDEVNEQCRLIIL, via the exons ATGAATACTCTGAAAAAAATCAATAGTGAGTCAACTGAGTTGCCAGATTGTATTATATCGCATATCTTTTCCCTGTTAAGTTTGAAAAATTTGGTAAAAACGAGTGCTTTGTCCAAACAATGGTATCACGAATGGGGATTAAGGAAGGACCTTACTTTTGATCTCCATAACATGTTTGACTATAGTACAGTTCCAGAGTTACCAACAACCCTTCCACCCTTTCAACAGATTCAATTTCAATTTGCCGCAAGTTTGTATAATTTCATGCAGACTTATCCTGGTGACATGATAAGTTCAATCCGAGTAAAATTTCCATTAGGTATCGATCATACTTATGCCATTGATGGATTGATTCACAAAGGAGTTCTTAAAGGGGCCAATCGTATTGAGCTGCTCTTCGCATGTGAAACTGATTTTAATATACAGCCCTACAAATTTTTATTTCCTTTCTTGTCTGGCCCTAATTCTCTCACATATCTGCACCTACAGAATTGCCACCTAGCAGCAACTATGGAATTTTCtggattgaagaatttgaggaCTCTTGTGTTGACTATAGTTCCTGTGAAGCAGAATATGCTTCATTATCTCTTTTTCAACTGCATCCATCTTGAGAACTTCTCTCTTAATCAATGTCTGTTCCTATCTGACTTAAAAATAACTAGTCCATCATTGCTTCATTTGAACATTAACTGCGGGCCTATCATTTCATGGAGGAATATTGATATCATTGCATCAAAACTCTTATCCATTGAATTTTCTTCTGACTGTAACTACGACCGTTCATTACGCATGGTGAACATTAAGTCTCATATGTTATTCAAGTTTAGCTACAAATGTGGTAACATTTCTAATCTTGTTGATTTTTCTGGATTGAGAAATGTGACAACAATTGAGTTCGATGGACTCCGTGAATGTCTCCAAAGTGAAGTCATAACTCATTTGTTTTCTGAATGTCTCCAACTTCAAGATGTCACCTTTAAGGAGTGCAAGATAAAGTGTGATATGAAAATTAGTG GTTCAAGAATGGAAAATGTATATAACTTTGGTACAATTGCAAGATTACATCTGCTTGAGGATTTAACTATGCATCTGGGCCTTTCACAG ATATCCGAGTTAAGGAAGGATTTGGTTCGATTTCAAAATCTTAGACAATTGAAATTGTTTATTGTCGGAGCATATAAACCTGAAAGGGACTACTTGTGGATTTTAGATATTGCAATGGCTTCTCCGCATCTCCAAAAACTTTCTCTAACG ATTATAAATGGAAATTCGAAAACATCACATATGGTTGGATCTCAGAGGCAAAGAGAACATGTCAGGTTTATTCATAAGGAATTAAAATATGTGGAGTTACATGGTTGTGTTTGCTCCATAACTGTAATCGAGTTAGCTAGTCATCTATTGAGGAGTGCAACCTTGCTTAAACAAATTACTTTCAGTTCTCGTCACAATTTCTATATAGGCGCTGGAAGATGGACTTTGGATTTCGATGGTTGTTGTTGGTTTGAGCGGAATTTTATTCATGAGCATCTAAAAGATGAAGTAAATGAACAATGTCGGCTCATAATTTTGTAG
- the LOC127126097 gene encoding uncharacterized protein LOC127126097 isoform X1: MNTLKKINSESTELPDCIISHIFSLLSLKNLVKTSALSKQWYHEWGLRKDLTFDLHNMFDYSTVPELPTTLPPFQQIQFQFAASLYNFMQTYPGDMISSIRVKFPLGIDHTYAIDGLIHKGVLKGANRIELLFACETDFNIQPYKFLFPFLSGPNSLTYLHLQNCHLAATMEFSGLKNLRTLVLTIVPVKQNMLHYLFFNCIHLENFSLNQCLFLSDLKITSPSLLHLNINCGPIISWRNIDIIASKLLSIEFSSDCNYDRSLRMVNIKSHMLFKFSYKCGNISNLVDFSGLRNVTTIEFDGLRECLQSEVITHLFSECLQLQDVTFKECKIKCDMKISGTKLRHLRIIDCRYESQCSYKIDIDAFNLSSFEYRSHTIMNPIISVWAPKLLKVFWDAGSRMENVYNFGTIARLHLLEDLTMHLGLSQISELRKDLVRFQNLRQLKLFIVGAYKPERDYLWILDIAMASPHLQKLSLTIINGNSKTSHMVGSQRQREHVRFIHKELKYVELHGCVCSITVIELASHLLRSATLLKQITFSSRHNFYIGAGRWTLDFDGCCWFERNFIHEHLKDEVNEQCRLIIL, from the exons ATGAATACTCTGAAAAAAATCAATAGTGAGTCAACTGAGTTGCCAGATTGTATTATATCGCATATCTTTTCCCTGTTAAGTTTGAAAAATTTGGTAAAAACGAGTGCTTTGTCCAAACAATGGTATCACGAATGGGGATTAAGGAAGGACCTTACTTTTGATCTCCATAACATGTTTGACTATAGTACAGTTCCAGAGTTACCAACAACCCTTCCACCCTTTCAACAGATTCAATTTCAATTTGCCGCAAGTTTGTATAATTTCATGCAGACTTATCCTGGTGACATGATAAGTTCAATCCGAGTAAAATTTCCATTAGGTATCGATCATACTTATGCCATTGATGGATTGATTCACAAAGGAGTTCTTAAAGGGGCCAATCGTATTGAGCTGCTCTTCGCATGTGAAACTGATTTTAATATACAGCCCTACAAATTTTTATTTCCTTTCTTGTCTGGCCCTAATTCTCTCACATATCTGCACCTACAGAATTGCCACCTAGCAGCAACTATGGAATTTTCtggattgaagaatttgaggaCTCTTGTGTTGACTATAGTTCCTGTGAAGCAGAATATGCTTCATTATCTCTTTTTCAACTGCATCCATCTTGAGAACTTCTCTCTTAATCAATGTCTGTTCCTATCTGACTTAAAAATAACTAGTCCATCATTGCTTCATTTGAACATTAACTGCGGGCCTATCATTTCATGGAGGAATATTGATATCATTGCATCAAAACTCTTATCCATTGAATTTTCTTCTGACTGTAACTACGACCGTTCATTACGCATGGTGAACATTAAGTCTCATATGTTATTCAAGTTTAGCTACAAATGTGGTAACATTTCTAATCTTGTTGATTTTTCTGGATTGAGAAATGTGACAACAATTGAGTTCGATGGACTCCGTGAATGTCTCCAAAGTGAAGTCATAACTCATTTGTTTTCTGAATGTCTCCAACTTCAAGATGTCACCTTTAAGGAGTGCAAGATAAAGTGTGATATGAAAATTAGTGGTACAAAATTGCGTCATTTGAGAATTATTGATTGTCGCTATGAGAGTCAGTGTTCTTATAAGATAGATATTGATGCTTTTAATCTCTCATCCTTTGAATATAGAAGTCACACGATCATGAACCCCATAATCTCTGTTTGGGCTCCAAAGTTATTGAAGGTTTTTTGGGATGCAGGTTCAAGAATGGAAAATGTATATAACTTTGGTACAATTGCAAGATTACATCTGCTTGAGGATTTAACTATGCATCTGGGCCTTTCACAG ATATCCGAGTTAAGGAAGGATTTGGTTCGATTTCAAAATCTTAGACAATTGAAATTGTTTATTGTCGGAGCATATAAACCTGAAAGGGACTACTTGTGGATTTTAGATATTGCAATGGCTTCTCCGCATCTCCAAAAACTTTCTCTAACG ATTATAAATGGAAATTCGAAAACATCACATATGGTTGGATCTCAGAGGCAAAGAGAACATGTCAGGTTTATTCATAAGGAATTAAAATATGTGGAGTTACATGGTTGTGTTTGCTCCATAACTGTAATCGAGTTAGCTAGTCATCTATTGAGGAGTGCAACCTTGCTTAAACAAATTACTTTCAGTTCTCGTCACAATTTCTATATAGGCGCTGGAAGATGGACTTTGGATTTCGATGGTTGTTGTTGGTTTGAGCGGAATTTTATTCATGAGCATCTAAAAGATGAAGTAAATGAACAATGTCGGCTCATAATTTTGTAG
- the LOC127130294 gene encoding uncharacterized protein LOC127130294, whose protein sequence is MKIFLTLKKVAHVSNEDIPVAPSGSFEQTNGKNFANSDGIIKTDESVSNLQVRKEIGLWHESVYLCKNHILNSLADDLYDYYNNCKTAKQVWEALQKKYDTEEAGAKKYAVSRYLNYKMVDERYVKVQSHEIQKIAHEIITKAMPLDEQFQIAVIIDKLPHEEAMRQDHKDEILVISNNNKRFSAVLKPTGKPLKNRDRNAVNQIKNGNPSRTSYAPIARQQPPLQRNNALIFTCFNNGKLGHMANKCKSRPKPVGYNAQVNLIDEQLITMITEINMVGG, encoded by the exons ATGAAAATTTTCTTAACTTTAAAGAAGGTTGCCCATGTTTCGAATGAGGATATCCCTGTTGCTCCTTCTGGATCATTTGAACAAACTAATGGTAAGAACTTTGCAAATTCAGATGGAATTATTAAAACTGATGAATCTGTGAGTAATTTACAGGTCAGGAAAGAAATCGGCTTATGGCATGAGAGTGTCTATCTCTGCAAAAATCACATTTTGAACAGTCTTGCTGACGATTTGTACGATTACTATAATAATTGTAAGACTGCTAAACAAGTATGGGAAGCTCTGCAGAAGAAATATGATACTGAAGAAGCAGGTGCAAAGAAATATGCTGTCAGCCGCTACTTGAACTATAAGATGGTGGATGAAAGGTATGTGAAAGTTCAAAGCCACGAAATTCAAAAAATTGCTCATGAAATCATAACTAAAGCTATGCCCCTCGATGAACAATTTCAGATTGCTGTTATAATTGACAAACTGCCTCATG AGGAAGCTATGAGACAAGATCATAAAGATGAAATCTTAGTTATTTCTAACAACAACAAGAGATTCAGTGCAGTTTTGAAGCCTACGGGAAAACCATTAAAGAATCGGGATCGCAATGCTGTGAACCAAATTAAGAATGGGAATCCTTCAAGGACCTCATATGCTCCGATTGCTAGACAGCAACCACCACTTCAGAGAAATAATGCTTTGATCTTCACTTGCTTTAATAATGGAAAACTGGGTCATATGGCTAACAAATGTAAGAGCAGGCCTAAACCTGTTGGCTATAATGCACAGGTTAACCTGATTGATGAGCAACTAATTACTATGATCACCGAAATCAACATGGTTGGTGGATAG